In Pelosinus sp. UFO1, one genomic interval encodes:
- a CDS encoding CPBP family intramembrane glutamic endopeptidase, producing MIYDKVPWNLKAVLSIHILRLLVGLLLVRVLYPLIFVVTPFVVEITDRVVVLILVYLTVRSCNGNFRSLGFSLENITANVVQGLLVGFLLLGVSVFSEKLYTTVLFVTPSPHPLLVQVENAASWRDLAIPLFLAGVLAPLTEEILYRLFTFLPMKERWGFWGGAIASSLIFALMHFNLYWLGEMIVVGVGLSFVYYWTGSLISAIIAHSVINTSKILLLFWGISFI from the coding sequence ATGATATATGATAAAGTTCCTTGGAATCTTAAGGCAGTTTTGTCAATTCATATATTACGATTGTTAGTAGGTTTGCTATTAGTAAGAGTACTTTACCCTCTAATTTTTGTGGTTACGCCTTTTGTAGTGGAAATAACAGACCGGGTAGTAGTATTAATACTAGTTTATTTGACGGTACGCAGTTGTAATGGGAATTTCCGTAGTTTAGGATTTTCATTGGAAAATATTACAGCAAATGTAGTACAAGGTCTATTGGTTGGTTTTTTATTGTTAGGAGTAAGTGTTTTTAGTGAGAAACTATATACAACTGTTCTTTTTGTAACACCTAGTCCGCATCCATTACTGGTACAAGTAGAAAACGCTGCTTCCTGGCGAGATTTAGCGATACCGTTATTCCTAGCGGGTGTTTTGGCGCCTTTAACGGAAGAAATACTGTATCGATTATTTACCTTTTTACCTATGAAAGAACGTTGGGGTTTTTGGGGTGGAGCCATAGCTAGTTCCTTAATATTTGCGCTCATGCACTTTAATCTCTATTGGCTGGGTGAAATGATTGTTGTGGGAGTCGGTTTATCATTTGTTTATTACTGGACAGGATCACTGATTAGCGCAATCATTGCTCATTCTGTAATTAATACATCAAAAATTTTACTGTTGTTTTGGGGTATATCATTTATATAA
- a CDS encoding Lon protease family protein: MTKYPELPVDKLRFTCDETLFNFETTASISPLDVMIGQKRAVKAVEFGLFAKNQGYNIFISGLVGTGKITYAKSAVAKVAQEQQTPGDWCYVNNFKNSSQPIALLLPPGLGHVFCKDIEGLIEDIKTEVGKVFSSDDYESAKNETIKSFQERRTVIIDSFNQKASEYGILPQWSTTGFVGMPMKDGKTLSPEEFQSLEKEEREATEKKLLSVHEKAMEVIRRMQDLEREMREEIRKLDGKVGLYAAGNMIDEVRQKYQEHSAVVEYLEAIKADVVKNISDFKANTGEDDQSNPFAFLKKNTQDSIKDKYKVNLLVDNRELTGAPVIVESNPTYYNLVGRVEYETRMGMVSTDYTMIKAGALHKANGGYLILNARDVLTNMGAWEALKRIIKTQKLYVENLSEQYGMVAMATLKPQAVPIDVKVILIGNPYLYYLMYNYDEDFGKLFKIHADFDTQMDSNEDNVQKMAGFISSAIETKELKHFDRSAVARMVEYSCRLAGSQKKLTTRFSEVVKILCEADIWATMDKSDIVSGKHVKQAIEEKRYRSNKYEEHLQEMIADGKLMIDTKDRKVGQVNGLAVMSVGEYMFGKPSRITANTYMGKGGIVNIERETKMSGTSHSKGVLILSGYIGQKYAQEYPLALTASLTFEQLYGGVDGDSASSTELYALLSSLSGVPIKQSIAITGSVNQKGEVQPIGGVTEKIEGFFSVCKIKGLTGEQGVMIPHQNVDELALNDEVIEAVSQGKFHIYAVKTIDQGIEILTDVPAGEIQEDSTYPSGSIHYLVNQQLKEYTDRLIKLSKAAEESKAQ; this comes from the coding sequence ATGACCAAATATCCTGAACTGCCAGTAGATAAGCTCCGTTTTACCTGTGATGAAACTTTATTTAATTTTGAAACTACAGCCAGTATATCTCCTCTTGATGTAATGATTGGTCAAAAACGTGCAGTTAAGGCTGTTGAATTTGGTTTGTTTGCTAAAAACCAAGGATACAATATATTTATCTCTGGATTGGTGGGCACTGGAAAAATCACTTATGCGAAATCGGCTGTGGCTAAAGTTGCTCAAGAACAACAGACTCCAGGTGATTGGTGCTATGTAAATAATTTTAAGAACAGTAGCCAACCAATTGCCTTATTATTGCCACCAGGTTTGGGACATGTCTTTTGTAAGGATATAGAAGGTCTAATTGAAGATATTAAAACAGAAGTAGGAAAAGTTTTTAGTAGTGATGATTATGAAAGTGCAAAAAATGAAACAATCAAATCATTTCAAGAAAGACGTACTGTTATCATCGATTCCTTTAATCAAAAAGCTAGTGAATACGGTATCTTGCCTCAGTGGTCAACGACAGGTTTTGTTGGCATGCCAATGAAGGATGGCAAAACCCTTTCCCCTGAAGAATTTCAGTCGCTAGAAAAAGAGGAAAGAGAAGCTACAGAAAAAAAACTACTCTCTGTTCATGAAAAAGCTATGGAAGTAATTCGGCGTATGCAAGACTTAGAACGGGAAATGCGCGAGGAAATCCGCAAACTGGATGGAAAAGTAGGTCTGTATGCTGCTGGTAACATGATTGATGAAGTTCGGCAAAAATACCAAGAACATAGTGCAGTTGTCGAATATTTAGAAGCGATCAAAGCCGATGTTGTAAAAAATATTAGTGATTTTAAAGCCAATACGGGAGAAGATGACCAAAGCAATCCTTTTGCTTTTCTCAAAAAGAATACCCAAGATTCTATTAAGGATAAATATAAGGTCAATTTATTAGTGGATAATCGAGAGCTTACAGGTGCTCCTGTTATTGTAGAATCAAATCCAACCTATTATAACTTAGTAGGCCGAGTGGAGTACGAAACTCGTATGGGGATGGTAAGTACTGATTATACAATGATCAAAGCGGGGGCACTGCATAAAGCCAATGGTGGCTATCTTATTTTGAATGCCCGAGATGTGTTAACCAACATGGGGGCATGGGAAGCTTTAAAGCGGATTATAAAAACGCAAAAGTTATATGTAGAAAATCTTAGCGAACAATATGGTATGGTAGCTATGGCTACTCTTAAACCACAAGCTGTACCTATCGATGTAAAAGTAATTTTGATTGGTAATCCATACTTGTACTATCTAATGTATAACTATGATGAAGATTTTGGTAAACTATTTAAAATTCACGCTGATTTTGATACGCAAATGGATAGCAACGAAGATAATGTTCAAAAAATGGCAGGTTTTATCAGCTCAGCCATTGAAACAAAAGAGTTAAAACATTTTGACCGCTCTGCCGTGGCTAGAATGGTAGAGTATTCATGTCGCTTGGCTGGAAGTCAAAAAAAATTAACGACTCGCTTTAGTGAAGTCGTCAAAATTTTATGTGAAGCTGATATTTGGGCTACTATGGATAAGAGTGATATTGTATCAGGGAAACATGTGAAACAAGCCATCGAAGAAAAAAGATATCGGTCAAATAAATATGAAGAACACTTGCAGGAAATGATTGCTGATGGTAAACTCATGATTGACACAAAAGACAGAAAGGTTGGTCAAGTGAACGGTTTGGCTGTTATGTCTGTTGGAGAGTATATGTTTGGTAAACCTTCGCGGATCACCGCCAATACCTATATGGGTAAAGGTGGTATTGTGAATATCGAGCGGGAAACCAAAATGAGCGGTACAAGCCATAGCAAAGGTGTATTAATTTTAAGTGGTTATATCGGGCAAAAATATGCTCAGGAGTATCCTTTAGCTCTTACAGCAAGCTTAACATTTGAACAATTGTATGGCGGCGTAGATGGGGATAGTGCTTCTAGTACTGAATTATATGCGCTACTATCAAGCTTATCGGGTGTTCCTATAAAGCAATCGATTGCGATTACTGGATCTGTGAATCAAAAAGGGGAAGTGCAGCCTATTGGCGGCGTTACAGAAAAAATCGAAGGATTTTTTAGTGTATGTAAGATTAAAGGCTTAACTGGTGAACAAGGTGTTATGATTCCTCATCAGAATGTGGATGAATTGGCTTTAAATGATGAAGTAATTGAAGCGGTAAGTCAAGGAAAGTTTCATATCTATGCGGTCAAGACAATTGATCAAGGGATAGAAATTTTGACAGACGTACCAGCAGGTGAGATCCAAGAGGACAGCACCTATCCTTCTGGTAGTATACATTACTTAGTCAACCAGCAATTGAAAGAATATACTGATCGCCTTATTAAATTAAGTAAAGCGGCGGAAGAAAGCAAAGCTCAATAA
- the rlmD gene encoding 23S rRNA (uracil(1939)-C(5))-methyltransferase RlmD codes for MEKQIQPVTRNNTYTFDIVSLGHSGEGVGKYEGFTVFVPYGLPGETVEVVITEVKKSYAKGKLKRVVKAATMRCQPKCPIYYQCGGCQLQHVDYKEQLALKRQTVVDAVTRIGKLAEVVIHPTIGAEDSWYYRNKMQFPIGTVQGKIAVGCFAQGTHNIINTEHCFIQHEANNLVAQTVQQIITELGISTYDERTGRGIMRHVLGRVGTATDEVMVVLVTATYELPHQEKIIAALRQRIPNLVSIVQNINTNRTNVILGNRTKTLWGENSITDRLGEFIFHISPRSFFQVNTKQAEVLYNKAVEYAGLSGHETVIDAYCGTGTITLFLAKHAKKVYGIEIVEPAIRDARHNAEINQVDNVEFITGDMVDVMPQMSKDGIRPHTIVVDPPRAGCDKNVLETFASVNPERIVYVSCNPSSLARDLAILEEYGYKTKEIQPVDMFSHTYHVESVALIERE; via the coding sequence GTGGAAAAACAAATACAACCTGTAACAAGAAATAATACATATACATTTGATATTGTTAGTTTAGGCCATAGTGGTGAAGGTGTAGGAAAATATGAAGGTTTTACTGTCTTTGTACCCTATGGTTTACCAGGCGAAACAGTAGAAGTTGTAATTACAGAAGTGAAAAAGAGCTATGCCAAAGGTAAATTAAAAAGGGTAGTAAAAGCGGCAACCATGCGGTGTCAACCTAAATGCCCTATTTATTATCAATGTGGCGGTTGCCAATTACAGCATGTTGATTATAAAGAACAGCTTGCTTTAAAACGACAAACTGTAGTAGATGCTGTTACTCGTATTGGGAAACTGGCAGAGGTGGTAATTCATCCTACCATCGGTGCAGAAGATTCTTGGTATTATCGTAATAAGATGCAATTTCCTATTGGTACGGTTCAGGGGAAAATTGCCGTAGGCTGTTTTGCTCAAGGAACTCATAATATTATTAATACAGAGCATTGCTTTATTCAGCATGAGGCTAATAATCTTGTTGCCCAGACTGTGCAGCAAATCATAACAGAACTAGGAATTAGTACGTATGATGAGCGTACAGGGCGCGGAATTATGCGTCATGTATTAGGGCGGGTGGGAACAGCTACTGATGAAGTAATGGTAGTGTTGGTAACGGCAACCTATGAATTGCCGCACCAAGAGAAGATTATCGCAGCATTACGCCAAAGAATCCCTAATCTAGTAAGCATTGTACAAAATATAAACACCAATCGGACGAATGTGATTCTAGGTAATCGTACAAAAACATTATGGGGAGAAAATTCGATAACGGATAGACTCGGCGAATTCATTTTTCACATTTCACCTCGATCCTTCTTCCAGGTCAACACGAAGCAAGCAGAAGTGTTATATAATAAAGCCGTAGAATATGCTGGATTGTCTGGACATGAAACGGTTATTGATGCATATTGTGGCACTGGTACCATCACCTTATTTTTAGCGAAACATGCGAAAAAAGTGTATGGTATTGAAATCGTGGAACCAGCGATTCGTGATGCACGTCATAATGCAGAGATCAATCAGGTAGATAATGTAGAATTTATTACAGGGGATATGGTTGACGTAATGCCACAAATGTCTAAGGACGGGATTCGTCCTCATACCATTGTTGTCGATCCACCACGGGCGGGTTGTGATAAGAATGTATTAGAAACCTTCGCATCTGTGAATCCTGAGCGTATCGTCTATGTATCTTGTAATCCTTCCTCCCTAGCAAGGGACTTGGCTATCCTAGAAGAATACGGGTATAAAACAAAAGAAATTCAGCCAGTTGATATGTTTTCGCATACTTATCATGTGGAGTCAGTTGCATTGATAGAGCGGGAGTAG
- a CDS encoding ferritin family protein, whose amino-acid sequence MSYTTRNGQPQGITYYFTNKIREAMIAEIIAINGYAEHIANSNMEEINAAWKSIMGDEKKHYGMFLTLLRAYDPNQYEKYQEDKCLKYGPKTPMQTYKPSYDTQIILNNLRQDIKGELEAVILYEQEFADIPCDDIRRVFYTIATEEKGHLEHLTQLLLKYDTDKYGSLD is encoded by the coding sequence ATGAGCTATACAACTAGAAATGGTCAACCTCAGGGAATAACCTATTATTTCACCAATAAAATTCGGGAAGCAATGATTGCCGAAATTATCGCTATCAATGGTTATGCCGAGCATATCGCCAATTCAAATATGGAAGAAATCAATGCCGCGTGGAAAAGTATCATGGGAGATGAAAAAAAACACTATGGTATGTTTCTTACGCTGCTTCGCGCGTATGACCCTAATCAATATGAGAAATATCAGGAAGACAAATGCTTGAAATATGGGCCTAAAACCCCTATGCAGACATATAAACCCAGCTATGATACACAGATTATCCTCAATAATTTAAGACAAGACATAAAGGGCGAACTGGAAGCCGTCATTCTCTATGAACAAGAATTTGCAGACATTCCTTGTGACGATATCCGCCGTGTATTCTATACGATAGCGACTGAAGAAAAGGGCCATCTCGAACATTTAACCCAACTGCTATTAAAATATGATACAGATAAATATGGGTCTCTGGATTAG
- a CDS encoding sulfite oxidase yields MEILSPINSAEGTPGLILAKLQPENMETPLSVLNTWVVPNELFYIRNHFSYPSIDLSTWFLTLGGQVNHQLTLNYEQLKKMPQVSKHITFECAGNKRSFLQPPVSGEQYGIGAVGNAKWTGVPLSYLLDQAGINEGVKDLVFTGADSGQRPDMSGDFNYQRSLPFKKDLLSECILALQMNDQPLPFKHGAPVRLVVPGWYAMANVKWLTSISASLELFKGPFQAVDYVYLEREDDYQNASPVTEMKVNSVITWPSKGEVLKPGVYNIKGLAWTGKGRITKVSVSTDDGTNWADAMLTSPEHQQYTWTFWEYTWTVNSPGHYSIMAKAEDSEGNQQPRISPWNAKGYGNNMMHQVPVSIPGTPVLH; encoded by the coding sequence ATGGAAATATTATCCCCTATAAACTCAGCAGAAGGAACCCCGGGCTTGATTTTAGCTAAATTACAGCCGGAGAATATGGAGACGCCATTAAGCGTATTGAATACTTGGGTTGTGCCTAACGAACTATTTTATATCCGTAATCACTTTTCATATCCAAGCATAGATTTATCAACTTGGTTTTTAACCTTAGGTGGTCAAGTGAATCATCAACTAACTTTAAACTATGAACAGTTGAAAAAGATGCCTCAAGTTTCTAAGCATATTACTTTTGAGTGTGCTGGAAACAAACGTTCTTTTTTGCAACCTCCAGTTTCAGGAGAGCAATATGGTATAGGGGCCGTTGGCAACGCCAAATGGACTGGAGTTCCTTTAAGCTATCTCTTGGATCAGGCTGGAATAAACGAGGGAGTAAAGGATCTTGTCTTTACTGGAGCTGATTCCGGTCAGCGGCCGGACATGTCAGGAGATTTTAATTACCAGAGGAGTCTGCCATTTAAGAAAGACTTACTATCCGAGTGCATTCTAGCATTGCAGATGAATGATCAGCCACTTCCCTTTAAACACGGCGCACCAGTCCGACTGGTCGTACCGGGATGGTATGCTATGGCAAATGTTAAATGGCTGACCAGTATTTCGGCATCTCTCGAACTTTTTAAAGGGCCATTCCAGGCAGTTGATTATGTTTATCTTGAACGGGAAGATGATTATCAAAATGCCTCTCCTGTCACAGAGATGAAAGTTAACTCTGTAATCACATGGCCATCAAAGGGCGAAGTCCTAAAACCAGGAGTCTACAATATCAAAGGATTGGCCTGGACCGGAAAAGGGAGAATCACGAAAGTAAGTGTGAGTACTGACGATGGAACAAATTGGGCAGATGCGATGCTAACAAGCCCTGAACATCAACAGTATACATGGACTTTTTGGGAATATACTTGGACGGTAAACTCCCCGGGTCATTATTCGATCATGGCTAAAGCGGAAGATTCTGAAGGGAATCAGCAACCTAGAATTTCTCCCTGGAATGCAAAAGGCTATGGAAACAATATGATGCATCAAGTGCCTGTGTCTATTCCTGGTACTCCAGTACTTCACTAG
- a CDS encoding pyridoxamine kinase — protein MKQKLARVVAIHDMSGYGKCSLTVAIPVISAAGIEVCPLPTAVLSTNTLLPGFKFFDFTPQMDEIVNHWKEIGFKTDCAYSGFLGSAEQIQIVKNFMLDFNCSLKIVDPVMGDNGVIIKTYTPAMCNTMRDLASIADIVTPNLTEAYILTGRDYVDGEVDSDTSRKLCAEIIEMGAKKVVLTGVVRGNSLYNCAMSEDHSYFEVAVDLLPYHMHGTGDLFTSVLTAGVVSGYTLKESVESAAHFVRDAMIVSNDIEDAFERGVAFEPIVYKLRGGLYNKNLA, from the coding sequence ATGAAACAAAAACTTGCAAGAGTTGTGGCAATCCACGATATGTCCGGGTATGGTAAATGCTCACTTACAGTGGCCATTCCAGTAATATCGGCGGCTGGAATCGAGGTTTGCCCTCTTCCCACTGCAGTGTTATCTACGAATACTCTTTTGCCTGGGTTCAAATTCTTTGACTTTACTCCGCAAATGGATGAAATTGTAAATCACTGGAAAGAAATTGGTTTTAAGACTGATTGTGCTTATAGTGGATTCTTGGGTTCGGCAGAGCAAATCCAAATCGTTAAAAACTTTATGCTGGATTTCAACTGCTCATTAAAAATAGTCGACCCTGTAATGGGCGATAATGGCGTAATTATTAAAACTTATACACCAGCAATGTGCAATACGATGCGGGATCTTGCTTCAATTGCTGATATCGTTACTCCAAACCTTACTGAAGCTTATATCCTTACAGGCAGGGATTATGTAGACGGAGAAGTTGATAGTGACACCTCTCGCAAACTCTGCGCTGAAATCATTGAAATGGGCGCTAAAAAGGTGGTATTAACAGGTGTCGTTCGAGGAAACTCCTTGTATAACTGCGCAATGAGCGAAGATCATTCCTACTTTGAAGTAGCAGTTGATCTACTCCCATACCACATGCATGGTACAGGGGATCTTTTCACCAGCGTACTTACAGCTGGTGTTGTCAGTGGTTACACTCTAAAAGAAAGCGTAGAAAGTGCAGCACATTTTGTACGGGATGCAATGATTGTCAGCAATGACATAGAAGATGCTTTTGAACGCGGAGTCGCATTTGAACCTATTGTCTACAAATTACGCGGCGGTCTTTACAATAAAAATTTAGCTTAA
- a CDS encoding ECF transporter S component, with the protein MKQQSFNQTKQLVYAALGIALVFVCTVFVNIRLPIASNGGLVHLGNVPLFIIAILYGRRFGALAGGIGMALFDVVGGWFLWAPFTLVIVGLMGYTIGAICEKHRTLPAYVLALAAACLIKVVGYYGAEGIIYGNWLAPMASIPGNLVQIGVAAVIVLPVLAKLRKNVPVSSWARGHK; encoded by the coding sequence ATGAAACAACAATCTTTCAATCAAACTAAACAACTGGTCTATGCAGCATTGGGCATTGCCCTCGTTTTTGTTTGCACCGTATTTGTAAATATTCGTCTTCCCATTGCCTCCAATGGCGGTTTAGTTCATTTGGGGAATGTGCCCCTTTTTATTATCGCCATTCTTTATGGACGCCGGTTTGGCGCTTTGGCGGGAGGAATCGGCATGGCTCTTTTTGATGTGGTGGGCGGCTGGTTTTTATGGGCTCCCTTTACGCTGGTCATTGTCGGTCTCATGGGGTATACGATCGGCGCTATCTGCGAAAAGCACCGGACCCTGCCGGCTTATGTCCTGGCCTTGGCGGCGGCTTGTCTCATTAAGGTGGTTGGTTATTATGGCGCCGAAGGAATTATTTACGGCAATTGGCTGGCACCGATGGCATCGATTCCCGGTAATCTTGTTCAGATCGGCGTGGCGGCAGTTATCGTGTTGCCTGTTTTGGCCAAGTTGAGAAAGAATGTGCCTGTTTCTTCATGGGCAAGAGGCCACAAATAA
- a CDS encoding amino acid ABC transporter ATP-binding protein — protein sequence MLVIQELHKRFGNLKAIDGLNLSVNIGEILVLMGPSGCGKSTTIRTVNRLIEPDQGTILFHDTNILTLEPDELQKIRKRIGFVFQHFNLIGRLTTLENVMFGLVMSGMDRDTAQGKATDALTKVGMEGHLHHKPTQLSGGQQQRVGIARALAYEPELMMWDEPTASLDPILVREVLVVMEELARYRASTMIVVTHELSFALRVADRIVLMDKGKFVEEGKPSQVFVNPTSDIGQKYKELIEYQMNTSAQSLSGKSKAHQ from the coding sequence ATGCTTGTCATTCAAGAATTACATAAACGATTTGGTAATTTAAAAGCGATAGATGGTTTAAACTTGTCAGTTAATATCGGAGAAATTCTTGTCCTGATGGGGCCGTCGGGTTGCGGCAAGTCCACGACAATTCGAACGGTTAATCGTCTAATTGAACCCGATCAAGGCACGATTCTGTTTCATGATACAAATATCCTTACGCTGGAACCTGATGAGCTGCAAAAAATTCGCAAGCGTATAGGATTTGTTTTTCAGCATTTTAATTTGATTGGTCGATTAACTACTTTGGAAAATGTAATGTTTGGCTTAGTAATGAGTGGAATGGATCGTGATACTGCGCAAGGTAAGGCGACCGATGCGCTAACTAAGGTTGGAATGGAAGGGCATTTACATCATAAACCAACCCAATTGTCTGGCGGTCAACAGCAGCGTGTGGGCATTGCCAGAGCATTGGCTTATGAGCCGGAGTTGATGATGTGGGATGAACCAACAGCATCCCTGGATCCCATCTTGGTGCGAGAGGTATTGGTCGTCATGGAAGAGCTGGCACGGTATCGAGCCAGCACTATGATAGTCGTAACTCATGAGCTATCTTTTGCTTTGCGGGTTGCGGATAGAATTGTGCTCATGGATAAGGGGAAATTCGTAGAAGAAGGGAAGCCTTCACAGGTATTTGTTAATCCAACTTCGGACATCGGACAGAAATATAAGGAACTAATTGAATATCAGATGAATACGAGTGCCCAGAGTCTTTCAGGTAAAAGTAAAGCGCACCAGTAA
- a CDS encoding ABC transporter ATP-binding protein, whose amino-acid sequence MGIYVRLFCYIKPYSLTIVVALVCTILASAVNLYLPKIIGDVIDNVLATKDTDMLNLIAISVIVLIVLQGIFMYGQTYLMAYSSQKIVIDIRRALYQHLQRLSMLFFEKRPIGTIMSYITNDVAALQTTLVNNVIDFVSHSVTLIGSIILLIYINWKLSLLMFISFPLILYTLNVSGHRMRVKSRTLQERTADISAFLQENILAIRVIKSFSRENYELEQFDKENNRNFQAQMKIVQVMATITPIINILSTIGITAIIWFGGREVINGNLTSGSLISFLVYVINLPTPVKRLSNVYADIQRALAAVQRIFEVIDIEPEVKDVRGAKELPSVDGYLTFTNVSFEYEEGKPVLANVSFKARPGELIALVGPSGAGKTTVVNLIPRFYDPIDGSISIDNININTVTLQSLREQIGIVPQETILFNGTIYQNILYGNLEASKEDVIVAAKVANAHNFIMEMPNEYETPIGERGTQLSGGQRQRIAIARAVLKNPRILILDEATSALDTESELLVQQALDRLMNGRTSFVIAHRLSTVQRANLIIVMEKGKIVEQGDHDTLIKAGGLYSRLYRIQFNT is encoded by the coding sequence ATGGGGATATATGTTCGGTTATTCTGTTACATAAAGCCATATAGTTTGACAATAGTAGTTGCCCTAGTTTGCACGATTTTAGCCTCAGCGGTTAATCTCTATTTACCAAAAATTATCGGAGATGTTATTGATAATGTCTTGGCGACAAAAGACACTGATATGCTTAACTTAATTGCAATCAGTGTTATTGTCTTAATTGTACTCCAAGGTATCTTTATGTATGGCCAAACATACCTTATGGCTTACTCTAGCCAAAAGATCGTTATAGATATTCGCAGGGCTTTGTATCAACACCTACAAAGATTATCGATGTTATTTTTTGAAAAACGTCCGATAGGCACAATTATGAGTTACATTACTAATGACGTAGCTGCGCTACAAACAACTTTAGTTAATAATGTAATTGATTTCGTTAGTCACTCAGTAACATTGATTGGGTCTATCATATTGTTAATCTATATTAACTGGAAACTTTCTTTGTTAATGTTTATTAGCTTCCCGCTTATCTTATATACGTTAAATGTGTCCGGCCATAGAATGCGAGTAAAGAGTCGGACTTTACAGGAACGCACTGCCGACATTTCTGCATTCCTTCAGGAAAATATCTTAGCGATTAGGGTTATTAAGTCATTTTCCCGAGAGAACTATGAATTAGAGCAATTTGATAAGGAAAATAACCGTAATTTTCAAGCGCAAATGAAGATTGTTCAAGTGATGGCTACTATTACACCTATTATTAACATACTCTCAACCATTGGAATTACAGCTATCATTTGGTTCGGCGGACGCGAAGTGATAAACGGCAATTTAACTTCTGGTTCCCTTATATCCTTTCTCGTATATGTGATTAACCTACCCACTCCTGTCAAACGCCTAAGCAATGTATATGCAGATATCCAACGTGCATTAGCAGCGGTGCAACGAATATTTGAAGTGATTGATATCGAGCCGGAAGTTAAAGATGTAAGGGGTGCTAAGGAGTTACCATCTGTAGACGGATACTTAACCTTCACCAATGTTTCATTTGAGTATGAAGAAGGTAAGCCGGTTTTAGCTAACGTCTCGTTCAAAGCTAGACCGGGAGAGCTAATTGCTTTAGTGGGACCTAGCGGTGCAGGCAAAACAACGGTAGTAAATCTGATCCCTAGGTTTTATGACCCTATAGACGGTTCAATTAGTATTGATAACATCAATATCAATACAGTTACATTACAGTCCCTTCGTGAGCAAATTGGTATTGTACCGCAGGAAACGATCTTGTTTAATGGAACAATTTATCAAAATATTTTATACGGAAATTTGGAGGCTTCAAAGGAAGATGTTATTGTTGCGGCAAAGGTAGCAAATGCTCACAACTTTATTATGGAAATGCCTAATGAATATGAAACTCCGATTGGGGAACGAGGAACACAACTATCTGGTGGGCAACGACAGCGTATTGCGATAGCCAGGGCGGTTTTAAAGAACCCACGCATACTTATTCTTGATGAAGCTACTTCAGCTTTGGATACTGAAAGTGAGCTGTTAGTTCAGCAAGCACTTGATAGACTTATGAATGGACGAACATCTTTTGTTATTGCTCATCGGTTATCTACTGTGCAACGTGCCAATCTGATAATTGTCATGGAGAAAGGCAAGATTGTTGAGCAAGGGGATCATGACACACTAATCAAAGCAGGTGGATTATACAGCAGATTATACCGTATTCAATTCAATACCTAA